From one Gossypium hirsutum isolate 1008001.06 chromosome D08, Gossypium_hirsutum_v2.1, whole genome shotgun sequence genomic stretch:
- the LOC107918755 gene encoding beta-amyrin 11-oxidase yields MCTERPTKRKKMVLESLYSIVAVVAATYVVLFGFLKKINEWYYVTRLGKKQNTLPPGDMGWPFIGNLWSFFKAFNSQDPDTFVENLIKRYGKTGIYRTHLFGGPGIIVCSPELCRKALADEHVLFGYPSSAKQIAGKKSLYGISTSEHRRLRRIATNPIHGDEALTSHIEDIERIVTTSLEELATMNRPVNFFYEMKKITFKVIAKIVLGSTQDSVISTMVKCYSDLFPGIISVPINFPGFVFYRALKARKTLLKIFKEKVKERRAKTMETDRKKEMIDFLMEAEYDNGEKLDDEHLFDLLLIFLFAGHETAAHTSMWATIYLHHHPEMLQKAKEEQEAVLKRRPSSQKGLTLAEIKQMEYLPKVIDESMRRANFAFTLFRRVETDVNLNGYTIPKGWNVLVWSRAVHMDQDIYPNPKEFLPSRWENPGLKGKNFIPFGGGSRICPGSDLGKLEVSIFLHHFLLNYKLEELNPKAPTITLPLTRPADNCQARIIKLP; encoded by the exons ATGTGTACCGAGAGaccaacaaaaagaaagaaaatggtgTTAGAATCGTTATATTCAATTGTGGCAGTTGTGGCTGCAACATATGTAGTTCTATTTGGTTTCTTAAAGAAAATCAATGAATGGTATTATGTTACTAGGTTGGGGAAGAAACAAAACACCTTGCCTCCTGGTGATATGGGATGGCCTTTCATAGGAAACTTGTGGTCATTCTTCAAAGCTTTCAATTCCCAGGACCCTGATACCTTCGTAGAAAACTTGATTAAAAG GTATGGGAAAACAGGCATTTACAGAACCCATTTGTTTGGAGGTCCAGGCATCATAGTTTGCAGTCCGGAGCTATGCAGGAAGGCTTTGGCTGATGAACACGTTTTGTTTGGCTACCCATCATCGGCGAAACAAATAGCAGGGAAGAAATCGTTGTATGGGATTTCGACTTCAGAGCACAGGCGTTTGCGTAGGATAGCAACCAATCCCATCCATGGTGACGAAGCACTAACTTCGCACATCGAGGATATTGAACGCATTGTGACCACTTCATTAGAAGAGCTTGCTACCATGAACCGACCAGTCAATTTCTTCTACGAGATGAAGAAGATTACTTTCAAGGTTATTGCAAAAATTGTCTTGGGTTCCACTCAAGATTCGGTTATTTCGACAATGGTGAAATGTTACTCAGACTTGTTCCCAGGCATTATTTCCGTACCCATTAATTTCCCTGGTTTTGTATTCTATCGAGCACTCAAG GCCAggaaaacgctgctaaagatatttaaagagaaagtaaaagaaagaagagCAAAAACTATGGAAACAGACAGGAAGAAAGAAATGATAGATTTTCTTATGGAAGCTGAATACGACAATGGTGAAAAATTGGACGATGAACATCTCTTTGATTTATTGCTGATATTCTTGTTTGCGGGGCATGAAACCGCAGCACACACTTCAATGTGGGCGACCATCTACCTCCATCACCATCCAGAAATGCTGCAAAAAGCCAAG GAAGAACAAGAGGCGGTCTTAAAGAGAAGGCCATCTTCCCAAAAAGGCCTGACCCTTGCTGAAATCAAGCAAATGGAATATCTACCAAAG GTGATTGATGAGTCAATGCGAAGAGCCAATTTTGCTTTCACACTTTTTCGAAGGGTGGAAACTGATGTTAACCTTAACG gTTATACCATACCAAAAGGATGGAATGTTTTAGTTTGGAGTAGAGCTGTTCATATGGATCAAGATATTTATCCAAACCCAAAAGAGTTCCTTCCTTCAAGATGGGAG AACCCTGGATTGAAAGGAAAGAATTTTATTCCATTTGGAGGAGGAAGTAGAATCTGCCCTGGATCTGATCTGGGCAAACTTGAGGTCTCCATTTTCCTGCACCATTTTCTCCTCAATTATAA GCTTGAAGAGCTGAATCCAAAGGCTCCAACCATTACCTTACCTTTGACACGCCCAGCAGACAACTGTCAAGCAAGAATCATTAAGCTCCCATGA